From a single Nicotiana tomentosiformis chromosome 2, ASM39032v3, whole genome shotgun sequence genomic region:
- the LOC104113802 gene encoding MADS-box protein EJ2 isoform X2, producing the protein MGRGRVELKRIENKINRQVTFAKRRNGLLKKAYELSVLCDAEVALIIFSNRGKLYEFCSTSSMTKTIEKYKRCSYATLEANQSATDTQNNYHEYLRLKARVEPLQRSQRI; encoded by the exons ATGGGAAGAGGAAGAGTAGAGCTGAAGAGAATAGAGAACAAAATAAACAGGCAAGTTACTTTTGCTAAGAGAAGAAATGGACTTCTCAAGAAAGCCTATGAACTTTCTGTTCTCTGCGATGCTGAGGTTGCTCTTATCATCTTCTCTAATCGTGGTAAACTCTATGAGTTCTGCAGCACTTCAAG CATGACGAAAACAATTGAAAAATATAAACGTTGCAGCTATGCTACTTTGGAAGCCAACCAATCAGCCACTGATACTCAG AACAACTACCACGAGTATTTGAGGCTAAAAGCTAGAGTTGAGCCCCTTCAACGATCTCAGAG
- the LOC104113802 gene encoding MADS-box protein EJ2 isoform X1 yields the protein MGRGRVELKRIENKINRQVTFAKRRNGLLKKAYELSVLCDAEVALIIFSNRGKLYEFCSTSSMTKTIEKYKRCSYATLEANQSATDTQNNYHEYLRLKARVEPLQRSQSFGSTGISLRC from the exons ATGGGAAGAGGAAGAGTAGAGCTGAAGAGAATAGAGAACAAAATAAACAGGCAAGTTACTTTTGCTAAGAGAAGAAATGGACTTCTCAAGAAAGCCTATGAACTTTCTGTTCTCTGCGATGCTGAGGTTGCTCTTATCATCTTCTCTAATCGTGGTAAACTCTATGAGTTCTGCAGCACTTCAAG CATGACGAAAACAATTGAAAAATATAAACGTTGCAGCTATGCTACTTTGGAAGCCAACCAATCAGCCACTGATACTCAG AACAACTACCACGAGTATTTGAGGCTAAAAGCTAGAGTTGAGCCCCTTCAACGATCTCAGAG